The Fructilactobacillus ixorae genome has a window encoding:
- the jag gene encoding RNA-binding cell elongation regulator Jag/EloR: MPKYEGTTLEAAINAGLMALNLTKNEANIEILQQPTAGFFGLFKQPARVLVTPRPVNQAAKSQPAKRDTDPTKQPAHQPSPDRFERNFAVVKELGQYLQNVLHEMDINATLEVEMPNSKHVYINCETEKEGLLIGKHGRTINALQQLCEFYLTNHGVNYVEVSLDTANYRERREQILTDLARKTARNVQSTGQPVHLDAMPAFERKQIHMALEDFDGLITYSVGNEPNREVVIAPK; the protein is encoded by the coding sequence ATGCCAAAATACGAAGGCACAACTCTAGAAGCAGCCATTAACGCCGGTTTAATGGCATTAAACCTTACTAAAAACGAAGCAAATATCGAAATTTTACAACAACCAACGGCGGGCTTTTTCGGCTTGTTTAAACAACCAGCACGCGTCTTAGTTACGCCCCGCCCCGTAAACCAAGCAGCGAAGTCCCAACCCGCCAAGCGGGATACCGATCCCACGAAGCAACCCGCTCACCAACCAAGTCCAGACCGGTTTGAGCGCAACTTCGCCGTTGTTAAGGAACTGGGTCAGTACTTGCAAAACGTTCTACATGAAATGGACATTAACGCCACCTTAGAGGTTGAAATGCCCAACAGTAAACACGTTTACATTAACTGCGAAACCGAGAAAGAGGGGCTGTTAATTGGAAAGCACGGGCGTACCATTAACGCGCTCCAGCAACTTTGTGAATTTTATTTAACGAACCACGGGGTTAACTACGTCGAGGTTAGTTTGGATACGGCTAACTACCGGGAACGCCGGGAACAGATTTTAACGGACCTAGCTCGCAAAACGGCTCGTAACGTGCAATCGACGGGGCAACCAGTCCATTTAGACGCCATGCCAGCGTTTGAACGCAAACAAATTCACATGGCGTTAGAGGATTTTGATGGGTTAATTACGTATTCGGTCGGGAATGAACCGAATCGGGAAGTCGTGATTGCCCCTAAGTAG